In Acidovorax sp. GBBC 1281, a single window of DNA contains:
- a CDS encoding NCS1 family nucleobase:cation symporter-1 produces MKTLHAPGASNELWNDDLAPTQPHQRTWRWYHFAALWVGMVMCIPAYTLAASLIDSGMSWGQAVGTVFLGNLIVLVPMLLIGHAGAKYGIPYAVLARASFGTRGAKLPALLRALVACGWYGIQTWFGGMMIYTLAGVLLGHPLEGDKIAGLGINLGQLVCFLVFWAIQFYFVVHGIESIRKLETWTAPIKIVICFLLLWWAYDKAGGFGPILDQPSQFTPGGKKAGQFSAVFWPSLTAMVGFWATLALNIPDFTRFAQSQRDQVVGQAIGLPVPMGLLAALAVFVTSATVVIYGKALWDPVDLASRMTGAAVLIALIILLIDTVSVNLAANLVGPAYDFSALSPSRISYRVGGYITVGIAIAMMPWKILESTQGYIFTWLIGYSALLGPVAGILMVDYYLVRRTELDVAALYEERGAYRYRGGWNAVAVVAFVLGVAPNIPGFLNAAFPATFPGVGEVFKQIYAYAWFIGLAIAAVVYRLGMAGQAHLAPTPLRRA; encoded by the coding sequence ATGAAGACCCTGCATGCCCCCGGTGCCAGCAACGAACTGTGGAACGACGACCTGGCGCCCACCCAGCCGCACCAGCGCACCTGGCGCTGGTACCACTTCGCGGCCTTGTGGGTGGGCATGGTGATGTGCATCCCCGCCTACACGCTGGCCGCCAGCCTGATCGACAGCGGCATGTCGTGGGGGCAGGCGGTGGGCACGGTGTTCCTGGGCAACCTGATCGTGCTGGTGCCCATGCTGCTCATCGGCCATGCGGGGGCCAAGTACGGCATTCCCTACGCGGTGCTGGCGCGTGCCTCGTTCGGCACGCGCGGCGCCAAGCTGCCGGCGCTGCTGCGCGCACTGGTGGCCTGCGGCTGGTACGGCATCCAGACCTGGTTCGGCGGCATGATGATCTACACGCTGGCCGGTGTGCTCCTCGGGCACCCCCTGGAGGGCGACAAGATCGCGGGGCTGGGCATCAACCTGGGCCAGCTGGTGTGCTTCCTGGTGTTCTGGGCCATCCAGTTCTATTTCGTGGTGCACGGCATCGAGTCCATCCGCAAGCTCGAAACGTGGACGGCGCCGATCAAGATCGTCATCTGCTTTCTGCTGCTGTGGTGGGCGTATGACAAGGCGGGCGGTTTCGGGCCCATCCTGGACCAGCCCTCGCAGTTCACGCCCGGCGGCAAGAAGGCGGGGCAGTTCAGCGCCGTGTTCTGGCCGTCGCTGACCGCCATGGTGGGCTTCTGGGCCACGCTGGCGCTCAACATTCCAGACTTCACGCGGTTCGCCCAGTCGCAGCGCGATCAGGTGGTGGGCCAGGCCATCGGCCTGCCCGTGCCCATGGGACTGCTGGCCGCGCTGGCGGTGTTCGTGACCTCGGCCACGGTGGTCATCTACGGCAAGGCGCTGTGGGACCCGGTGGACCTGGCCAGCCGCATGACGGGCGCGGCCGTGCTGATCGCGCTCATCATCCTGCTGATCGACACCGTCAGCGTGAACCTCGCAGCCAACCTCGTGGGGCCGGCCTACGACTTCTCGGCACTGAGCCCGTCGCGCATCAGCTACCGCGTGGGCGGCTACATCACCGTGGGCATCGCCATCGCGATGATGCCTTGGAAGATCCTGGAATCGACCCAGGGCTACATCTTCACCTGGCTCATCGGCTACTCGGCGCTACTGGGGCCGGTGGCCGGCATCCTGATGGTGGACTATTACCTGGTGCGCCGCACCGAGCTGGACGTGGCCGCGCTGTACGAAGAGCGCGGCGCCTACCGTTACCGCGGCGGCTGGAATGCGGTGGCCGTGGTGGCCTTCGTGCTGGGCGTGGCGCCCAACATTCCCGGCTTCCTGAACGCGGCATTCCCCGCCACCTTCCCCGGCGTGGGCGAGGTGTTCAAGCAGATCTATGCCTATGCCTGGTTCATCGGCCTGGCGATTGCCGCCGTGGTGTACCGCCTGGGCATGGCCGGCCAGGCGCACCTGGCGCCCACTCCGTTGCGCCGCGCCTGA